The following proteins are co-located in the Citrobacter freundii ATCC 8090 = MTCC 1658 = NBRC 12681 genome:
- the lspA gene encoding signal peptidase II codes for MSKPLCSTGLRWLWLVVVVLIIDLGSKYLILQNFALGDTVSLFPSLNLHYARNYGAAFSFLADSGGWQRWFFAGIAIGICVILMVMMYRSKATQKLNNIAYALIIGGALGNLFDRLWHGFVVDMIDFYVGDWHFATFNLADTAICIGAALIVLEGFLPSKEKKAA; via the coding sequence ATGAGTAAGCCTCTTTGTTCAACAGGACTACGCTGGCTGTGGCTGGTGGTAGTCGTGCTGATTATCGATTTAGGCAGCAAATACCTGATCCTCCAGAACTTTGCTCTGGGGGATACGGTGTCGCTGTTTCCGTCGCTTAATCTGCACTACGCGCGTAACTATGGTGCGGCGTTTAGCTTCTTAGCTGACAGCGGCGGCTGGCAACGTTGGTTCTTTGCCGGTATCGCTATCGGTATTTGCGTCATCCTGATGGTGATGATGTATCGCTCGAAGGCGACGCAGAAGCTGAACAACATCGCGTATGCGTTAATCATTGGCGGTGCGCTGGGCAACTTGTTTGACCGCCTGTGGCACGGCTTCGTGGTTGATATGATTGACTTTTACGTCGGCGACTGGCATTTCGCGACCTTCAATCTGGCCGATACAGCTATCTGTATCGGGGCGGCATTGATTGTTCTCGAAGGCTTCCTGCCGTCGAAAGAGAAAAAAGCCGCATAA
- the fkpB gene encoding FKBP-type peptidyl-prolyl cis-trans isomerase: MSKSVQSNSAVLVHFTLKLDDGSTAESTRNNGKPALFRLGDGSLSEGLEQHLLGLKEGDKTTFALEPDAAFGVSSPDLIQYFSRREFMDAGEPEIGAIMLFTAMDGSEMPGVIREINGDSITVDFNHPLAGHTVHFDIEVLEVEPALEA; encoded by the coding sequence ATGTCTAAATCAGTACAGAGTAACAGTGCGGTGCTGGTGCACTTCACCCTTAAGCTCGACGATGGCTCCACCGCAGAGTCAACCCGCAATAACGGCAAGCCTGCGCTGTTTCGCCTGGGCGACGGTTCTCTGTCTGAAGGACTGGAGCAACACCTGCTGGGGCTAAAAGAAGGCGATAAAACCACCTTTGCTCTGGAGCCGGATGCCGCCTTTGGCGTATCAAGTCCGGACTTAATTCAGTATTTCTCGCGTCGGGAATTTATGGACGCGGGCGAGCCAGAAATTGGCGCTATCATGCTCTTTACCGCAATGGACGGCAGTGAGATGCCTGGCGTGATCCGTGAAATCAACGGTGACTCGATCACGGTTGATTTCAACCATCCGCTGGCTGGGCATACCGTTCATTTTGATATTGAAGTGCTGGAAGTCGAACCGGCACTGGAGGCGTAA
- the ispH gene encoding 4-hydroxy-3-methylbut-2-enyl diphosphate reductase encodes MQILLANPRGFCAGVDRAISIVENALAIYGAPIYVRHEVVHNRYVVDSLRERGAIFIEQISEVPDGAILIFSAHGVSQAVRNEAKGRDLTVFDATCPLVTKVHMEVARASRRGEESILIGHAGHPEVEGTMGQYSNPQGGMYLVESPDDVLKLNVKNEGKLSFMTQTTLSVDDTSDVIDALRQRFPKIVGPRKDDICYATTNRQEAVRALAELADVVLVVGSKNSSNSNRLAELAQRMGKAAYLIDDATDIQEAWVKEAKCVGVTAGASAPDILVQNVIARLQELGGGEAIPLEGREENIVFEVPKELRVDVREVE; translated from the coding sequence ATGCAGATCCTGTTGGCCAACCCGCGCGGTTTTTGCGCTGGCGTAGACCGCGCTATCAGCATTGTCGAAAACGCGTTGGCTATTTACGGCGCACCGATTTATGTCCGTCATGAAGTGGTACATAACCGTTATGTGGTGGATAGCCTGCGCGAGCGCGGCGCTATTTTTATCGAGCAAATCAGCGAAGTGCCGGATGGCGCGATCCTGATTTTCTCCGCTCATGGCGTGTCTCAGGCGGTGCGTAACGAAGCCAAAGGCCGCGACCTCACGGTTTTTGATGCAACCTGTCCGCTAGTCACGAAAGTGCATATGGAAGTTGCCCGCGCCAGCCGTCGTGGCGAAGAATCCATTCTGATTGGTCACGCCGGACACCCGGAAGTCGAAGGCACGATGGGCCAGTACAGCAACCCGCAAGGCGGAATGTATCTGGTTGAATCACCAGATGATGTGCTGAAACTGAATGTGAAAAATGAAGGCAAATTATCCTTCATGACGCAGACCACGCTCTCCGTTGACGATACTTCTGACGTTATTGATGCTTTGCGTCAACGCTTCCCGAAAATTGTCGGACCGCGTAAAGACGATATCTGTTATGCCACCACCAACCGTCAGGAAGCGGTTCGCGCGCTGGCGGAACTGGCTGATGTTGTGCTGGTGGTCGGCTCGAAGAACTCCTCTAACTCCAACCGTCTGGCTGAACTGGCACAGCGAATGGGGAAAGCGGCGTATTTGATTGACGATGCGACCGACATCCAGGAAGCGTGGGTGAAAGAGGCGAAGTGCGTAGGCGTGACGGCCGGAGCCTCGGCGCCGGATATCCTGGTGCAAAACGTGATTGCTCGCCTGCAGGAGCTTGGCGGTGGGGAAGCTATTCCGCTGGAAGGCCGCGAAGAGAACATCGTTTTCGAAGTGCCGAAAGAGCTGCGTGTGGATGTTCGTGAAGTAGAGTAA
- the rihC gene encoding ribonucleoside hydrolase RihC, whose protein sequence is MRLPIILDTDPGIDDAAAIAAALFAPELDLQLMTTVAGNVSVEKTTRNALQLLHFWNADVPLAQGASMPLVRPLRDAASVHGESGMEGYEFVEHDRQAMAKPAFQAIRDALMHAPQPVTLVAIGPLTNIALLLTHYPECVFNIHRLVIMGGSAGRGNFTPNAEFNIAIDPEAAAKVFQSGLDIVMCGLDVTNQAMLAPDYLATLPQLNQTGKMLHALFSHYRSGSMNTGLRMHDLCAIAWLVRPELFTLQSCFVAVETQGEYTSGTTVVDIEGRLGHPANAQVALGLNVEGFQQWVAEVLALAP, encoded by the coding sequence ATGCGCTTACCGATCATTCTTGATACCGATCCCGGCATTGATGATGCCGCCGCCATTGCCGCCGCGCTGTTTGCCCCTGAGCTGGATCTGCAACTGATGACCACGGTAGCAGGCAATGTGTCGGTGGAAAAAACCACCCGTAATGCGTTGCAACTGCTGCACTTCTGGAATGCGGATGTTCCACTGGCGCAGGGAGCATCGATGCCGCTGGTGCGGCCGCTGCGTGATGCCGCTTCCGTGCACGGCGAGTCCGGTATGGAAGGGTATGAATTTGTCGAACACGACCGCCAGGCGATGGCAAAACCCGCCTTCCAGGCGATTCGCGATGCGCTGATGCATGCCCCGCAGCCCGTGACGCTGGTGGCAATTGGCCCGCTGACCAACATTGCGCTGCTGCTGACCCATTATCCTGAATGCGTATTCAACATTCACCGTCTGGTGATTATGGGCGGCTCTGCCGGGCGCGGGAACTTCACACCCAACGCCGAGTTTAATATTGCTATCGATCCCGAGGCTGCCGCAAAAGTCTTCCAGAGCGGGCTGGATATTGTGATGTGTGGGCTGGATGTTACTAACCAGGCCATGCTCGCCCCGGACTATCTGGCGACGCTCCCCCAGCTTAACCAGACGGGAAAAATGCTGCACGCGCTGTTTAGCCATTACCGTAGCGGCAGTATGAATACGGGGCTGCGAATGCACGATCTGTGTGCCATTGCCTGGCTGGTGCGCCCGGAACTGTTTACCCTGCAGTCGTGTTTCGTGGCGGTTGAAACCCAGGGCGAATATACCTCAGGTACGACGGTGGTGGATATCGAAGGACGTCTGGGGCATCCAGCAAATGCGCAGGTTGCGCTGGGTCTGAACGTTGAAGGTTTCCAGCAGTGGGTGGCAGAGGTGCTTGCACTGGCCCCTTGA
- a CDS encoding glucose-6-phosphate isomerase family protein, translating into MNLSFIQPPQVAWASGALADGPLLRKSTRIQDLTDVFADENARQQLAGEQVVYDVEMLDTSSAEGELYTGVTHLYPGRVGCEYFMTRGHFHERREQGEVYFGLRGAGLLLLQTEQGDTRLEKVFAGSIHIIPGFTAHRLINTGEEVLSALAVWPGIAGHDYAALARGFRIRVFEENNRVQAKEVQNG; encoded by the coding sequence ATGAACCTTTCTTTTATCCAGCCACCGCAGGTGGCGTGGGCAAGCGGCGCTTTGGCCGATGGCCCGTTATTGCGCAAATCTACCCGTATTCAGGATCTTACTGACGTTTTTGCCGATGAAAACGCCCGTCAGCAATTGGCTGGTGAGCAGGTCGTGTATGACGTTGAGATGCTGGATACGTCTTCCGCTGAAGGTGAACTCTACACCGGCGTTACCCATCTTTATCCTGGCCGGGTCGGCTGCGAGTATTTTATGACCCGCGGGCATTTCCATGAGCGCCGCGAACAGGGGGAAGTCTATTTCGGTCTGCGTGGCGCTGGTTTGCTGCTGTTGCAAACCGAACAGGGCGACACGAGGCTGGAAAAGGTATTCGCCGGATCCATCCACATTATCCCCGGCTTTACCGCGCACCGGTTAATCAACACCGGGGAAGAGGTACTGTCGGCGCTCGCCGTATGGCCGGGGATTGCGGGTCATGATTATGCGGCGCTCGCCAGGGGCTTCAGAATAAGAGTCTTTGAGGAAAATAATCGGGTTCAGGCGAAGGAGGTACAGAATGGCTGA
- a CDS encoding glucose-6-phosphate isomerase family protein, whose protein sequence is MADLAHSYGLDMTVHHRPLGFSYGDEVTGPMPEIRQLDDIRSSLRDPHCEGPQEVYAIAMDVARMQDREELKKRMLLFGVVTYAAGRLGEEPVRSQGHIHRISQHSGWSPPELYEIWQGKAIIYMQEYVEDDPGRCFAVIAGPGEKVLVPPGWGHATISADPDVPLTFGAWCDREYGFEYDAVRAHKGLAWYPLLQGNNVIWQHNPRYIPGRLQAVTPRQYTEFSISSAPVYQQFIEDPARFQFISRPDKYPELWQNFHP, encoded by the coding sequence ATGGCTGACTTAGCGCATTCTTACGGCCTCGATATGACGGTTCATCATCGCCCGCTTGGCTTTAGCTATGGGGATGAGGTTACCGGGCCGATGCCGGAAATTCGTCAACTCGATGACATCCGCTCCTCGCTGCGCGATCCGCACTGTGAAGGGCCGCAAGAGGTGTATGCCATTGCGATGGATGTGGCGCGAATGCAGGATCGCGAAGAGTTGAAAAAGCGGATGCTGTTATTTGGCGTGGTGACTTATGCGGCGGGACGACTGGGGGAAGAGCCGGTGCGTAGTCAGGGACATATTCATCGTATCAGTCAGCACAGCGGCTGGTCCCCGCCGGAGCTTTACGAAATCTGGCAGGGAAAAGCGATAATCTATATGCAGGAGTATGTTGAGGATGACCCTGGTCGCTGTTTTGCTGTAATTGCCGGACCCGGTGAGAAAGTGTTGGTACCACCCGGCTGGGGGCATGCGACCATATCCGCAGATCCGGATGTCCCGTTAACCTTTGGTGCGTGGTGCGATCGTGAATATGGTTTTGAGTACGACGCCGTGCGTGCGCATAAAGGGTTGGCGTGGTACCCGTTACTGCAGGGAAACAACGTTATCTGGCAGCATAATCCGCGTTACATTCCCGGACGATTGCAGGCCGTAACGCCCCGACAATATACGGAGTTCTCAATTAGTTCTGCACCAGTTTACCAGCAGTTCATCGAGGACCCGGCGCGCTTTCAATTTATCTCACGCCCGGACAAATATCCCGAGCTGTGGCAAAACTTTCACCCATAA
- a CDS encoding PTS system mannose/fructose/sorbose family transporter subunit IID: protein MEERTLTRKDLRRCWRAWMMHNLSSMSFERLESFGFCLSMLPVAKKLYPDATQRTEMLRRHASFYNTEPQIGAIVNGMVLGLEEKKANGEPIDGETINTLKVGLMGPIAGIGDSMIPGMLIPILLSIGMALAAGGNILGPLFYTVAWLAIIIPGSWFLFLKGYKMGSGSVEMLVSSKSARLREALSLLGVFVMGGVAASYVKLGTGLEFITKDGVNIHVQQMLDGIFPQLLPLIVVLGTWYLMAKRGVSPVKAMVLLLVLAALGVATGLFAG, encoded by the coding sequence ATGGAAGAACGTACACTTACGCGTAAAGATCTTCGCCGCTGCTGGCGCGCATGGATGATGCACAACTTGTCATCGATGAGCTTTGAGCGTCTGGAGTCTTTTGGCTTTTGCCTAAGTATGCTCCCGGTGGCGAAAAAGCTCTATCCCGACGCAACCCAACGTACAGAGATGCTGCGCCGCCACGCCTCGTTTTATAATACGGAACCCCAGATAGGCGCGATCGTAAATGGCATGGTGCTGGGGCTGGAAGAGAAAAAAGCGAACGGTGAGCCGATCGATGGCGAGACCATCAATACCTTGAAGGTTGGTCTGATGGGCCCTATTGCCGGGATCGGCGATTCAATGATCCCCGGCATGTTGATCCCTATCCTGCTCAGCATCGGCATGGCCCTGGCGGCCGGCGGTAATATTCTGGGGCCGCTGTTTTATACCGTTGCCTGGCTGGCTATCATAATTCCCGGCTCGTGGTTCCTGTTCCTGAAAGGCTACAAGATGGGTTCCGGCTCGGTGGAAATGCTGGTGAGTAGCAAGTCTGCCCGTCTGCGTGAAGCATTATCGCTGCTGGGCGTGTTTGTCATGGGGGGCGTGGCGGCAAGTTACGTTAAGCTTGGTACCGGGCTGGAATTTATTACCAAAGATGGGGTGAATATCCATGTTCAACAAATGCTGGACGGTATCTTCCCGCAGTTACTGCCGCTGATAGTGGTACTTGGCACCTGGTATCTGATGGCCAAGCGTGGTGTGTCGCCAGTGAAAGCGATGGTATTGCTGCTGGTCCTGGCGGCGCTTGGCGTCGCCACGGGCCTGTTTGCGGGGTAA
- a CDS encoding PTS mannose/fructose/sorbose/N-acetylgalactosamine transporter subunit IIC, with amino-acid sequence MIIEATLIGILCYLGALSSPWLLGLTGGWYLITRPLISGMLVGIILGDIKTGIMIGVAVQAVYIAMVTPGGSMPADLNFVAYPAIALGILSGKGPEVAVALAATIGIAGTILFNAMMVLNSFWNHRADVALERGDERGIYLNSAIWPQVTNFVLRFVPTFIAVYFGAQYISGFMDSLPKIVLSTMNVLGGILPAVGIAILLKQIIKNYTMLIYFLVGFVCIVFLKLNMVALVIVGSLLALIHYNYKPEPPQAATAKSVDDDEDEF; translated from the coding sequence ATGATTATCGAAGCTACGTTGATTGGCATACTTTGCTATCTCGGCGCCCTTAGCAGCCCCTGGTTGCTGGGACTGACCGGCGGCTGGTACCTGATCACCCGCCCGCTGATTTCCGGAATGCTGGTCGGGATTATCCTCGGCGACATTAAAACCGGGATCATGATTGGCGTCGCGGTTCAGGCGGTGTATATCGCGATGGTTACACCCGGCGGTTCGATGCCCGCCGACCTCAACTTTGTGGCTTACCCGGCAATTGCTTTAGGGATCCTTTCCGGAAAAGGCCCCGAGGTCGCGGTCGCGCTGGCGGCAACTATCGGTATAGCCGGAACCATTTTGTTTAACGCGATGATGGTACTGAACTCCTTCTGGAATCACCGGGCAGATGTGGCGCTGGAACGGGGCGACGAACGCGGCATTTACCTGAACAGCGCCATCTGGCCACAGGTGACAAACTTTGTCCTGCGTTTTGTACCGACCTTTATTGCGGTTTACTTCGGGGCACAATACATCAGCGGCTTTATGGACAGTTTGCCGAAAATTGTTCTGTCGACGATGAACGTACTGGGCGGCATTTTACCTGCAGTCGGGATCGCGATTTTGCTCAAGCAGATCATCAAAAACTACACCATGCTGATCTACTTCCTCGTCGGTTTTGTCTGCATCGTCTTTTTAAAACTCAACATGGTCGCGCTGGTGATCGTCGGTTCGCTGCTGGCGTTGATCCATTACAACTACAAACCGGAACCGCCGCAGGCCGCGACTGCAAAGTCGGTAGATGATGATGAGGATGAATTCTGA
- a CDS encoding PTS system mannose/fructose/N-acetylgalactosamine-transporter subunit IIB translates to MSISFVRIDDRVIHGQLVTRWAKELPCDGIVAIDDAVAADPLLSSVMKGAVQDTKVWLFDTATAIEKLPKVIASEKRYFVIGKSPVTLKRIEEAGISLKNANGKINVGPMSARADTTTIGPNQSVNGDEIAAFDWLTQHGHLVEFRLVPDASCYSWQDARQKLK, encoded by the coding sequence ATGAGTATTTCTTTTGTACGTATCGATGACCGCGTAATCCATGGGCAGCTCGTGACACGTTGGGCCAAAGAGCTGCCCTGTGACGGAATTGTCGCTATAGACGACGCCGTCGCGGCCGACCCTCTGCTCTCTTCGGTGATGAAAGGTGCTGTGCAGGACACCAAAGTCTGGTTGTTTGATACGGCCACCGCAATTGAAAAACTGCCGAAAGTCATTGCCAGCGAGAAACGTTATTTCGTCATTGGCAAATCCCCCGTGACGCTCAAACGCATTGAAGAAGCTGGTATCAGCCTGAAAAATGCCAACGGCAAGATTAATGTGGGTCCAATGAGTGCTCGTGCTGATACCACCACCATCGGCCCGAATCAGTCGGTCAACGGGGATGAAATTGCCGCCTTTGACTGGCTGACACAGCATGGCCACCTGGTTGAGTTTCGCCTGGTGCCTGATGCCAGTTGCTACAGCTGGCAGGACGCACGTCAGAAGCTGAAATAA
- a CDS encoding PTS sugar transporter subunit IIA: protein MINVIVATHGPLAEALLASGRMVYGELPHVYPVTLSEQAGIEGFKQTFSQVLARAGKGADGVLVLCDMQSGTPWNVACHHAFSAQTVPPVAVVAGVNFPMLLQSEEICHLTDVHAAAVELLALTVPTLIKAVPVLSVQSDDF, encoded by the coding sequence ATGATTAACGTTATTGTTGCCACCCATGGTCCCCTGGCGGAAGCGCTTCTCGCCAGCGGTCGTATGGTTTACGGAGAATTACCGCATGTTTATCCCGTCACGCTGAGTGAACAGGCAGGTATCGAAGGGTTTAAGCAGACGTTTTCTCAGGTCCTCGCCAGAGCCGGGAAAGGCGCTGACGGCGTTCTGGTGCTGTGTGACATGCAAAGCGGTACCCCCTGGAATGTCGCCTGCCATCATGCGTTTTCTGCACAAACGGTTCCTCCTGTTGCCGTGGTAGCGGGAGTCAATTTCCCAATGTTGTTACAAAGCGAAGAGATCTGCCATTTAACGGACGTTCATGCCGCAGCCGTCGAGCTGTTGGCGTTGACGGTACCCACGCTGATTAAAGCCGTCCCGGTTTTATCCGTTCAGTCCGACGATTTTTAA
- a CDS encoding class I mannose-6-phosphate isomerase has protein sequence MRTTYNKFPEVSIQGYDNHAWQGWSSIHSVINTKVSGAAKTVLIVDCYPGVRLDELEQQLVTTLDAALVLNIESARCDEQALHDLLARNLTDDRVFGVLSCHHLDEFFDSDKLSQLRQQIDAISEGLVVVYGSGAALAHPGDVLVYADLPRWEIQQRMRHDGLGNWGAKNQDEDILRRYKRAFFIEWRVFDKHKTPLLKRADYLLDTTVKNSPAMVSGDALRAGLQQTTQQPFRVAPFFDPGVWGGQWMKQRFDLDPSAPNYAWCFDCVPEENSLLLRFGNVRIEIPSQDLVLTCPRPLLGEKVHARFGAEFPIRFDFLDTIGGQNLSFQVHPLTEYIQQQFGMHYTQDESYYILEAEPDAVVYLGTKTGIAPQDMLDALRAAGRGEKTFDDERFVNQIPAHKHDHFLIPAGTVHCSGAGTMVLEISATPYIFTFKLWDWGRLGLDGLPRPVHLDHGQQVIDWQRDTQWVHDNLVNRIDPIAEGEGWREERTGMHEREFIETRRHWFTAPVTHHTHGGVNVLNLVEGAQAVVESPSGAFAPFVVNYAETFIIPAAVGEYRISPFGKGIGQQLATIKAWVRG, from the coding sequence ATGCGTACAACCTATAATAAATTCCCTGAGGTTAGCATTCAGGGCTATGACAACCACGCCTGGCAGGGTTGGTCGTCGATCCATTCAGTGATTAACACCAAAGTATCTGGCGCAGCCAAAACCGTATTGATCGTGGATTGCTATCCGGGCGTGCGGCTTGACGAGCTGGAGCAACAGCTCGTTACGACATTAGATGCCGCACTGGTGCTGAATATTGAATCCGCCCGCTGCGATGAGCAGGCCCTGCATGATTTACTGGCGCGTAACCTGACCGACGATCGCGTATTCGGCGTGCTTTCCTGTCATCACCTGGATGAATTTTTTGATAGCGACAAACTCAGCCAGCTCCGCCAACAGATTGATGCCATTAGTGAAGGGTTGGTCGTGGTATACGGCTCTGGCGCTGCATTGGCACACCCGGGTGACGTGCTGGTTTATGCTGACCTTCCGCGCTGGGAAATTCAGCAGCGCATGCGCCATGACGGGCTGGGTAACTGGGGGGCAAAAAACCAGGATGAAGATATTCTTCGTCGTTACAAACGTGCTTTTTTCATTGAATGGCGGGTCTTCGACAAACACAAAACGCCGTTACTCAAACGTGCCGATTATTTGCTCGATACCACGGTAAAAAATAGTCCCGCGATGGTCAGCGGCGACGCGCTACGCGCCGGTCTGCAACAAACCACCCAACAACCGTTTCGCGTTGCCCCTTTCTTTGACCCTGGCGTCTGGGGCGGGCAATGGATGAAACAACGCTTCGATCTCGATCCCTCAGCCCCCAATTACGCGTGGTGTTTTGATTGCGTGCCCGAGGAAAACAGCCTGTTACTGCGTTTTGGCAACGTGCGGATCGAGATCCCCTCTCAGGATCTGGTGCTGACCTGTCCCCGCCCACTGCTGGGCGAAAAAGTCCATGCGCGCTTTGGCGCGGAATTCCCGATCCGTTTTGACTTTCTTGACACTATTGGTGGCCAGAATTTGAGCTTTCAGGTTCATCCGCTCACCGAATACATTCAGCAGCAGTTTGGCATGCACTATACCCAGGATGAGAGCTATTACATCCTCGAAGCCGAGCCGGACGCCGTGGTGTATCTCGGCACCAAAACCGGGATCGCGCCGCAAGATATGCTCGACGCTCTCCGGGCAGCGGGGCGTGGTGAAAAAACGTTTGATGATGAACGATTCGTGAACCAGATCCCTGCGCATAAACACGATCACTTCCTGATCCCCGCCGGAACCGTCCACTGTTCAGGAGCAGGCACCATGGTGCTGGAGATCAGCGCAACGCCGTATATTTTCACCTTCAAACTGTGGGACTGGGGTCGCTTAGGATTAGACGGCTTACCGCGTCCGGTGCATCTGGATCACGGCCAACAGGTTATTGACTGGCAGCGTGACACGCAATGGGTACACGACAATCTGGTCAACCGTATTGACCCCATCGCTGAAGGAGAAGGTTGGCGAGAAGAAAGAACCGGGATGCACGAACGCGAATTTATCGAAACGCGTCGCCACTGGTTTACGGCACCGGTCACTCACCATACCCATGGCGGCGTAAACGTCCTTAACCTTGTCGAAGGAGCTCAGGCCGTTGTCGAAAGCCCGAGCGGCGCGTTTGCCCCGTTTGTCGTCAACTATGCAGAGACCTTTATCATCCCAGCCGCCGTTGGAGAGTATCGCATTTCGCCGTTTGGCAAAGGCATCGGTCAACAGCTTGCCACGATTAAAGCCTGGGTCAGAGGATAA
- a CDS encoding LacI family DNA-binding transcriptional regulator, whose amino-acid sequence MTTVTLAQVAERAGVSTATVSMVLRNRGRISQATRDRVLKALDDTGYVYNQTAANLRNRSSNQVGLLLHDITNPFYGEMTAGLSHEMERHDLLLFLANSEESGERQQKFVDSLMRNNACGMVLCAARETPTSFFEALKRRNIPAIMVVRPLSDPDFDFVGTDNFLGTQMATTHLVKMGHKNIAFIGGSPSSGSRAQRIGGFTSTLLEHRISPNPEWIVATQASQIDGAKAAESLLLRFPQITAAVCYQDIVALGVMQALRKMGREPGRDFALVGFDDITEAALVQPALTTVSVAAKEIGRKAGELLYSRIQGNDEPPKRIILPPALVVRESCGFS is encoded by the coding sequence ATGACAACAGTCACGTTGGCGCAGGTAGCGGAACGCGCGGGAGTCTCCACGGCAACCGTTTCAATGGTATTGCGTAACCGGGGACGCATTTCTCAGGCCACGCGTGACCGCGTGCTCAAAGCGCTGGACGATACTGGCTACGTTTATAATCAAACCGCCGCCAACCTGCGTAACCGGAGCAGTAATCAGGTCGGATTGTTGTTACACGATATCACTAACCCTTTTTACGGTGAGATGACGGCAGGGCTGAGCCATGAGATGGAGCGGCATGACCTGCTGCTGTTTCTGGCAAACAGCGAAGAGTCAGGAGAACGGCAGCAAAAATTTGTCGACTCGTTGATGCGCAATAATGCCTGCGGCATGGTGCTCTGCGCGGCGCGTGAAACGCCGACATCCTTCTTCGAAGCGCTGAAACGGCGCAATATTCCCGCCATCATGGTGGTCCGTCCCCTTAGCGATCCTGATTTTGATTTTGTGGGCACCGATAACTTTCTCGGTACGCAAATGGCCACCACCCATTTAGTCAAAATGGGGCACAAGAATATTGCGTTTATTGGGGGGAGCCCAAGTTCCGGGAGCCGGGCGCAGCGTATAGGTGGATTCACCAGCACGTTGCTGGAGCATAGAATATCGCCTAATCCGGAATGGATAGTGGCGACGCAGGCCAGCCAAATTGATGGCGCAAAAGCGGCGGAGTCTCTTCTTCTGCGCTTCCCGCAAATTACCGCTGCCGTTTGTTATCAGGATATCGTGGCGCTTGGGGTCATGCAGGCATTACGTAAAATGGGGCGTGAACCAGGGCGCGATTTTGCGCTGGTGGGGTTCGACGACATCACCGAAGCGGCGCTGGTACAACCTGCGCTCACCACTGTGTCGGTGGCGGCAAAAGAGATTGGTCGCAAGGCTGGGGAGCTGCTTTACAGTCGCATTCAGGGAAATGACGAACCACCGAAACGTATTATTCTGCCGCCTGCGCTGGTGGTCAGAGAATCATGTGGTTTTAGCTGA
- the dapB gene encoding 4-hydroxy-tetrahydrodipicolinate reductase, protein MHDAQIRVAIAGAGGRMGRQLIQATLGMEGVQLGAALEREGSSLLGSDAGELAGAGKTGVTVQSSLEAVKDDFDVFIDFTRPEGTLTHLAFCRQHGKGMVIGTTGFDDAGKQAIRDAAQEIAIVFAANFSVGVNVMLKLLEKAAKVMGDYTDIEIIEAHHRHKVDAPSGTALAMGEAIAGALDKDLKDCAVYSREGYTGERVPGTIGFATVRAGDIVGEHTAMFADIGERIEITHKASSRMTFANGAVRSAIWLKSKSNGLFDMKDVLDLRNL, encoded by the coding sequence ATGCATGATGCACAAATCCGCGTTGCCATCGCGGGAGCCGGAGGACGCATGGGGCGTCAGTTGATTCAGGCCACTCTCGGCATGGAAGGCGTACAGCTGGGCGCGGCGCTAGAGCGCGAAGGTTCCTCCTTATTAGGAAGCGATGCCGGAGAGTTAGCGGGAGCCGGGAAAACGGGCGTTACCGTACAAAGTAGCCTTGAAGCGGTGAAAGATGATTTCGATGTTTTCATCGATTTTACCCGCCCGGAAGGCACGCTGACGCATCTGGCGTTTTGCCGCCAGCACGGTAAAGGGATGGTGATTGGCACCACCGGCTTTGATGACGCGGGTAAACAGGCTATTCGTGATGCCGCGCAGGAGATTGCTATCGTTTTCGCCGCGAACTTTAGCGTCGGCGTGAACGTTATGCTTAAGCTGCTGGAGAAAGCGGCGAAAGTGATGGGCGATTACACCGATATTGAGATTATTGAAGCCCACCACCGCCATAAAGTTGATGCGCCGTCAGGCACTGCGCTGGCGATGGGCGAGGCGATTGCCGGGGCGCTGGATAAAGATCTGAAAGACTGCGCAGTCTATTCGCGTGAAGGTTACACCGGCGAGCGCGTACCGGGCACGATCGGCTTTGCCACGGTGCGGGCGGGGGATATCGTTGGTGAGCATACCGCGATGTTTGCTGATATTGGCGAGCGTATTGAGATCACGCATAAAGCGTCCAGCCGCATGACTTTTGCGAACGGTGCGGTGAGATCGGCAATTTGGCTAAAATCAAAGTCAAATGGTCTTTTTGATATGAAAGATGTGCTTGATTTACGTAATTTATAG